Proteins encoded in a region of the Halioglobus maricola genome:
- a CDS encoding BolA family protein encodes MIVQQEIEQILTDQFQPVALEVVNESHMHSVPANSETHFKVVLVSVGFEGKRKVARHQQVYGALADQLAGPVHALALHIYTPGEWAEREGAAPASPDCLGGSKAEA; translated from the coding sequence ATGATCGTCCAGCAAGAAATCGAGCAAATACTTACCGACCAGTTTCAGCCTGTGGCGCTGGAAGTGGTGAACGAAAGCCACATGCACAGCGTGCCGGCCAATTCGGAAACCCACTTCAAGGTTGTCCTTGTAAGCGTGGGTTTCGAGGGTAAACGCAAGGTGGCCAGACACCAGCAGGTCTATGGAGCGCTGGCCGACCAGTTGGCCGGCCCGGTTCACGCGCTGGCTCTGCACATCTATACCCCGGGCGAATGGGCCGAGCGGGAAGGAGCTGCGCCAGCCTCGCCTGATTGCCTCGGCGGCTCAAAGGCTGAAGCATGA